The DNA segment CCAGGGGCCAAGCGGCCCGGCAGCGCTCCGAGAAGACGCGCAGATGCCCGATGGCACGCACGCCGGCATCTGCCGGGGCGATTACCTGGTGCCGGACATCAGCATGGGGATAGAAGGCGGCAAGGTCGCGGACCACGGGCGGCGGGATCATGGGATCGTCCAGCACGCCAATGAGCCGCACCTTGCAGGTGACCCGCGCCGGATCGGGATTCGGCAGGGTCTTGCCCCAGTCCACCCGGTAGAAGCGCCGGGACGTGCACCAGCGACGCCATTGCCAATAGACATTGGCCGGCAGGTCAGTCCCCATGCCCAGCAGCCTGCCGGGCATGTACCCCATGATCCTGGTCAGAAGCGGGCCGGCCAGGAACCAGAAGGCCAGTACCTGAGGCAGAAATCCCCGCGGATGGCGGCGCCAATAGGCTGGGCCGGACCCGACGGCAATCATTTCCCGCACCCTACCGGCCTGGCTGTGGAACGGCAGGAACATTCCGCCCAGCGAATGGCCGATCACTTCAACCGGGAGGTCCGGGAACTCATGGCAGATGAAGTCCAGGGCGGCATTCTGATCCACCACTCCCCAATCGCCCATTGTGGCGCGGGCAGCACGCACGGGTCCGCGGGCGGAGTGGCCGCTGTCGCGATAGTCGTAGATCAGCACAGCCGCCTGCTTAGTGTCCGCGACCCAACGGGCGAACCGGGCGTAATAGTCCCGCGGCACGCCTGTCGCCCCGTGCAGGACGATGGCAACCGCCGGCTCAGCATCCGGAAGAAGCAGCCGCCCGGCGAGCAGCCTTCCATCGGGGCAGGGGACATCTACAGGGCAGTCAGTCTCGGTCATCGTCTTGGTCCAGCCATGGGCGGACCATTAAAACACGAACGGTCGTTCTATCAAGGTCCGCTTGGCAGGACGTGGAGGGGTACAGAGCTGCTCTACAGCAGGTCGCGCAGTCGGTACCACATCATGGCCAGGACCAGGGCCGGAGTCTTCAGCGGGCCCGGACCGGGGAAAGGAGCATGGGGAATGCGGGCGAAGACGTCGAAGCGTTCGGCCTGTCCGGCCACTGCTTCGGCCAGGATGCGTCCGCACACGGCTGTAAGCGCCACGCCATGACCGCTGTAGCCCTGGGCGAACAATGTAGTGTCGCTGATCCGGCCAAGATGGGGCGTGCGGTTCATGGTGATGGCGACATGGCCACCCCAGCAGAAATCCACAGCGGCATCGCGGAGCTGCGGGAACACCTTTATCATGGTGCTGCGCAGGGACCGCTTCAGGTCCGGCCGGTCCAGGCCGGAATAGCTGACTCCGCCGCCGAACAGCATGCGATGATCCTTTGACCGGCGGAAATAGTTCAGCACGAAATTCACATCGGCAACCGCATATCCGGGCGGGATCAATGAGGTGGCCAGATTCTCTCCCAGGACTTCCGTCGCGATCATGTAGGTCGCGACGGGCATGATCCGTTGGCGGAGTTTCGGCACCAGCCCGCCGAGATAGGCGTTCCCGGCGAGCACCAGGAACTTCGCCCTGACCCGCCCGCGATCCGTCTGGGCCCAGGGCTCGGCTCCCGTATCAACGCGGGTGACCTTGGACTCCTCATGGATCACGACCCCCAGGCTCTCCGCCGCGCGGCCAAGACCGATGGCGTAGTTCAGGGGATGGAGCTGCCCGCTCCCCTCATCCACCAGCCCGCCGACATAGGTCGGGCTGTCCACCAGAGACCTGATTTCCTCCCGCGGGATCAGCCGGGTGCGATCGTAGCCGAGCCCCTGCAACTCCTCCTGCCATAGCCGCAACTCATCCATGTGACGCGGCTTGATGCCGGCCAGCAGATAGCCCCAACGCAGGTCGCAATCGATGTCGAAGCGGTCCACCAGCCCGGCGACGATGCCCTTGGCCTCTTCGCTCATTTCCCACAGGTGGCGGGCGTCATCCTCGCCGACCCACCGCTTCAGCGTGTCGACAGGCTTGTTGTACCCGGTGATGAGCTGTCCGCCATTACGTCCCGACGCTCCCCAGCCGACCCGTTCCGCCTCCAGCACCACGACCTTGTAGCCGCGTTCAGCCAGATGAATGGCGGTGATCAGCCCGGTATAGCCTGCGCCGACGATGCAGACATCCGCCTCCACATTCCCCGCCAGCGGAGGACGTGCAGGTGATTCGTTGGCCGTGGCGGCATACCAGGAGGGAGCATGGGGCTTAGGCATGGGGCGGTTCCGTCGGTCGCAAGGAGCAATGGGCGAACTGCGGCGGAGCGGGGTCCGGCATCCCGCCGCGATCCCGCGTCCAGTCAACGCCGGACGCGTCGAGCGGCCTAGGTTTTGCCTTGGCGCACGCGGGCGCGGCGGGTGGGGCTGTCCGTTGTGTCCTTGAGCATCCGCTCCGCCCGGCGGGCCTGGCTTGCGGCCAGGGTGAAGTCCTTCGCCATGCGGGCATAGATCCGGCTGGTGTCCAGCCCTTCACGCCGCTGCGCCGGCTCCCAGTTCGGGTCCAGCATGCGGAACCGCAGGCTCTGGGCCTTGCGGGCAGCCAATGCGGCCAGCGGACCATAGGGCGGGGCGAGCTTCTCCAGCTTGCGGGTGTCGCCCTGGAACCGGAACGGCAGGTCGAAGTTCAACCGCTCAACCTCGAACGGCGCATCGGGCGTGCCGGAGGTCTGATCCTGGAGGGTGCGGGCGGTGGCGGACGCCGCTTCAAGGTTCACTGCCAGGGCATGGATGTCGGCCAGATGCCCCAGCGCCTCCGTATCCTCCAGCTTTCGGCCCTTGCCGCGTCGGGAAACGGTCCAGCGGAAGCTGACGAAGATGCGCAGCGCCAGATAGACGGCCGCGGCGATGATCACACCGATGATAACGGTGTTGTTCGAGAAGAGGTCGAGCATGCGGGGCAGAGTGCCCCAGCCCGGCCGGCGGGGCAAGCCGGCCGGGCGGCATGGCCGTCAGGACGAACGGAGGTACCAGGCATATTCCAGCGGGGTCACCACCGCAGCGAACTTGTCCCGCTCCGCCAGCTTGGTGATCCGGTAGACATCCACGAATTCGTCCCCGAACCACCGGCGCAGGACGCTGGATTGTCCGAATAGCTCCAAAGCCGATTCCCAGGTAGCGGGCAGCTTCGGCGCCGAGGCTGTATAGGCGTTCCCTTCCGTAGCCGGGCCGGGATCGGCCTTGCTGTCGAGGCCGTGCAGCAATCCAGCCAGTAGACCCGCGACGACCAGATAGGGATTCGCGTCGGCCCCGGCGATCCGGTACTCCACCCGCCGCGACTCCGGCGGGCCGGCGGGAATGCGGAGCGGGGCGGTGCGGTTGTTGACGCCCCAGGTGACCACCGTGGGGGCGTAGCTGCCGACCTGGAAACGCCGCCAGCTATTGGCCCCCGGTGCAGCAAGCGCCATGGAGGCGGGCAGGGTCTCCGCCAGTCCGCCGATGCAGTGTCGGAGCGCTTCGCTACCCTCCGGCGCCTCGGCGGCGAAGATGTTGCGGCCGTCGGAGTCCAGCACGCTCATATGCACATGCATGCCGCTGCTGGCCTGATCGGTATAGGGTTTGGCCATGAAGGTGGCCTCGAAGCCGTGGCGCTGCGCCACCGACTTTACCACCCGCTTGAAGAGCACGGCATCGTCCGTGGCCTTCAGCGCATCGGCCACATGGTGCAGTGTGATCTCGTACTGGCCGGGACCGTATTCAGCGATGGCCGTGCCGGCAGGGATGCCCTGGGCACGGGCCATCGCG comes from the Indioceanicola profundi genome and includes:
- a CDS encoding alpha/beta hydrolase family protein, producing MTETDCPVDVPCPDGRLLAGRLLLPDAEPAVAIVLHGATGVPRDYYARFARWVADTKQAAVLIYDYRDSGHSARGPVRAARATMGDWGVVDQNAALDFICHEFPDLPVEVIGHSLGGMFLPFHSQAGRVREMIAVGSGPAYWRRHPRGFLPQVLAFWFLAGPLLTRIMGYMPGRLLGMGTDLPANVYWQWRRWCTSRRFYRVDWGKTLPNPDPARVTCKVRLIGVLDDPMIPPPVVRDLAAFYPHADVRHQVIAPADAGVRAIGHLRVFSERCRAAWPLVIGTAV
- a CDS encoding NAD(P)/FAD-dependent oxidoreductase, which codes for MPKPHAPSWYAATANESPARPPLAGNVEADVCIVGAGYTGLITAIHLAERGYKVVVLEAERVGWGASGRNGGQLITGYNKPVDTLKRWVGEDDARHLWEMSEEAKGIVAGLVDRFDIDCDLRWGYLLAGIKPRHMDELRLWQEELQGLGYDRTRLIPREEIRSLVDSPTYVGGLVDEGSGQLHPLNYAIGLGRAAESLGVVIHEESKVTRVDTGAEPWAQTDRGRVRAKFLVLAGNAYLGGLVPKLRQRIMPVATYMIATEVLGENLATSLIPPGYAVADVNFVLNYFRRSKDHRMLFGGGVSYSGLDRPDLKRSLRSTMIKVFPQLRDAAVDFCWGGHVAITMNRTPHLGRISDTTLFAQGYSGHGVALTAVCGRILAEAVAGQAERFDVFARIPHAPFPGPGPLKTPALVLAMMWYRLRDLL
- a CDS encoding glutamine synthetase family protein, with the translated sequence MTEHPVSREIQDFLTRHPDITAVDVLLPDLCGVFRGKRVPVDELGKVMTDGVALPGCTFAVDITGETIEETGMSIERGVPDQTCMPVPGTLAPVPWAARPLGQMMLTMRSPDGSPYPLAPRSLVERLVGELADRGLTPVIAVELEFYLLAGGRGSDEPPRPPVSPRSGLPQDRTQVYGLAELEDFEAVLDDITAMARAQGIPAGTAIAEYGPGQYEITLHHVADALKATDDAVLFKRVVKSVAQRHGFEATFMAKPYTDQASSGMHVHMSVLDSDGRNIFAAEAPEGSEALRHCIGGLAETLPASMALAAPGANSWRRFQVGSYAPTVVTWGVNNRTAPLRIPAGPPESRRVEYRIAGADANPYLVVAGLLAGLLHGLDSKADPGPATEGNAYTASAPKLPATWESALELFGQSSVLRRWFGDEFVDVYRITKLAERDKFAAVVTPLEYAWYLRSS